TAGAAATCCGACCTTGATCGCGGATCACTGCCGCCAGCTTTTGATTCAGCCATAGTCGAAAGCTGCGGGCGTGATTTCTTTCCCTATGGCTGAAATTCTTAGAAAGAAAAGGTGAAATTATGATGAGACCCCTGGAAGGCATTCGCGTCTTGGACCTGACTCAGGCTTACAGTGGCCCGTTCTGCACCATGAACCTGGCTGACCACGGCGCCGAAGTCATCAAAATTGAGACTCCGTGCGCAGGCGATCAGACCCGCGGCTGGGGCCCCATGGAAAACGGCTTCAGCGGCTACTACGCCTATGTCAACCGCAACAAGAAGGGCATGACCCTGAACCTCAAGACCGAGGAGGGCAAGCAGATCTTTACCGAGCTGCTCAAGACCGCCGATGTGGTCTGCGAGAACTACAAGGTTGGCGTGTTGGAGCGTCTGGGTTTCCCCTATGAGAAGATGAAGGAGATCAACCCCCGCATCATCTACGGTTCCATCAGTGGCTTTGGTCTGACCGGCGATCTGGCCGCCCGGCCCGCCTACGATATTGTAGCCCAGGCTATGAGCGGCATGATGAGCGTCACTGGCTTCCAGGATGGCCCTCCGTGCAAGATCGGTCCCTCTGTCGGTGACAACTACTCCGGTGCCTACCTCTGCATGGGCATCCTGATGGCCCTGTATGAGCGGGAAAAGACCGGTGTGGGCCGCCGGGTAGACGTTGCCATGATGGACACCCTCTTCTCTGTTATGGAGAACTTCGTGGTGGAGTACACCATTGCTGGCAAGACTCCTCACCGGGCCGGCAACCAGGACCCCTCCATTGCTCCCTTTGACTCCTTCCACGCCAAGGACGGCGATTTTGTCATGGGCTGCGGCACCGACAAGATGTATGCGGACCTCTGCGGCGCTATGGGCCGTCCCGAGCTGATCACCGATCCCCGGTACGTCACCAACGTGGATCGCTGCGACAACTATTTGCCTGATCTGAAGTCTGAGATTGAGGCCTGGACCACCACCAAGACGGTGGATGAGCTGGAGGAGATCATCTCCGGCCTGAAGATTCCCTTTGGCCGGATTCAGACGATTCCCGAGGCCGCTGAGCATCCCCAGACCAAGGAGCGCAACATGCTCTGGACCGTCTATCAGCCCGGCATGAACGAAGAGATCCGAATTCCCGGCACCCCCATCAAGATTCATGGCGAGCCTGACGAGTGCCAGAAGCCCGCGCCCCAGCTGGGCGAGGACAACGAGGCCATTCTCCTCAGCCTAGGCATGACCAAGGAGCAGGTGGCTGCCCTGAAAGAAAAGGGCGTTCTCTAATCCAGATACATCTAAAAGGTCTCCGTCCCATAAAGGGACGGAGACCTTTTTGTATGGTTTGCCGAAATCAGACCGGCAGCCGAAGTTGCTGCCCCACGTAGATCAGATTGGGGTCTTTGATCTGGTTCAGCTGTGCCAGAGCTTCATAGGTTGTGCCAAATTGTTCCGCAATCTTGGAAAGAGAGTCTCCCGCCTTTACAGTATATGTAGTACCGGAGGAAACCGCAGCATTTTTTACATGTTTAGCAGGGTCAATGGTAATCTCATCAATGACCGCACGGTTTGTGGAAACAGGCTGAGCGGGCGGCGTATCCAGGGAGGCAGCGCCAACAACATTGGGAGCGCCAGGCAGCGTCTCGGCGTTGGCGCCAGCGCTGACAATGGCCCGCTCCATGGCATTGACTGCCAAAACACTGATCAAATTCAGATCCGGAGTAACCTGGTCCCATGTCTGTGCCTGTGTGGTGACATTCCCATATGCCACCGCAAAAATGGTGTCGCCGTCAGAGGGGCAATGGGTGGGATAGATGGCGCGGGCATACCCGTCATGAGCGGCCTGAGCCAGCTTATTCACCTGTGCCTGGTTCAGTTTTGCATTGGTGACAATACAGCCGATGGTGGTATTGGTGGCTGGATTCAGCGACTCGTTGGCTTCTGGGTCATTCATCATGGAGGCTTCCTTGTCAATGAACATGTTGTTTTCCTTGTCGTAAGAGCCCGCAATCACTTTGCCGGTATCAGGATCAACAATATTGCCAACCGCGTTTACCGCCACAATCGCGCCCACATACAGGTCTCCCATCTTAAATGCAAAGGAACCCAAACCGCCCTTCATAGAAGAGGCTCCCGCAGTACCCTTGCCCACCGTGGCACCAGTGCCCGCGCCGGTATTGCCGTCTTTCCACTCCACGCCGTCAAAGGCGGCCTTGGCAGCTGCATATCCCTCAGCCTTGCCTGGACGGACCTTGTGATTGATATAGCCCAGATCAAACAGGCATGCGGAGGGAACAATCGGCACCACTGTGGCGCCTACATCTACGCCATATCCCTTTTCCTCCAGATACTGCTGCACACCGCCGGCAGCATCCAAGCCGAATGCGCTTCCTCCGGAAAGGCAAATGGCATTGGCAATCTGCACCTCTTTTGTAGGGTCCAACAGGTCCGTTTCCCGGGTTGCGGGAGATCCTCCGCGGACATCAACGCCAGCAACACCGCCGGCGGGATCATCCACAATAATTGCCGTACAGCCGGTACCATTTTTCGTGTCTGTCCAGTTGCCGACGATAATACCGGGGATATCCTCGAAATCAACGGCAACCG
This genomic window from Pusillibacter faecalis contains:
- a CDS encoding CaiB/BaiF CoA transferase family protein; this encodes MMRPLEGIRVLDLTQAYSGPFCTMNLADHGAEVIKIETPCAGDQTRGWGPMENGFSGYYAYVNRNKKGMTLNLKTEEGKQIFTELLKTADVVCENYKVGVLERLGFPYEKMKEINPRIIYGSISGFGLTGDLAARPAYDIVAQAMSGMMSVTGFQDGPPCKIGPSVGDNYSGAYLCMGILMALYEREKTGVGRRVDVAMMDTLFSVMENFVVEYTIAGKTPHRAGNQDPSIAPFDSFHAKDGDFVMGCGTDKMYADLCGAMGRPELITDPRYVTNVDRCDNYLPDLKSEIEAWTTTKTVDELEEIISGLKIPFGRIQTIPEAAEHPQTKERNMLWTVYQPGMNEEIRIPGTPIKIHGEPDECQKPAPQLGEDNEAILLSLGMTKEQVAALKEKGVL
- a CDS encoding P1 family peptidase, whose translation is MKQARKFVTSLLAVLLLFSTLTVGFAAEEQAVAVDFEDIPGIIVGNWTDTKNGTGCTAIIVDDPAGGVAGVDVRGGSPATRETDLLDPTKEVQIANAICLSGGSAFGLDAAGGVQQYLEEKGYGVDVGATVVPIVPSACLFDLGYINHKVRPGKAEGYAAAKAAFDGVEWKDGNTGAGTGATVGKGTAGASSMKGGLGSFAFKMGDLYVGAIVAVNAVGNIVDPDTGKVIAGSYDKENNMFIDKEASMMNDPEANESLNPATNTTIGCIVTNAKLNQAQVNKLAQAAHDGYARAIYPTHCPSDGDTIFAVAYGNVTTQAQTWDQVTPDLNLISVLAVNAMERAIVSAGANAETLPGAPNVVGAASLDTPPAQPVSTNRAVIDEITIDPAKHVKNAAVSSGTTYTVKAGDSLSKIAEQFGTTYEALAQLNQIKDPNLIYVGQQLRLPV